The following DNA comes from Amycolatopsis albispora.
CCCCTCGGTCGGGGGCTTCGTCGTGCCCATCACCCGTGAAGGAGGTCGAACGTGGGAGCACGCGGTGCGAAGCCGAAGCCGACAGCGCTCAAGGTGCTGCACGGCGACCGCCCTGACCGGATCAACCACGCCGAGCCGATCCCGCCCGAGGGCGAGGTCCAGCCGCCCGCCGAACTCTCCGACGACGCCCGCGCGGTCTGGGACCGGCTCGCGCCGGGCCTCATCACCGTCGGCGTCCTGACGAGCTGGGACATCGACGCCTTCGTCATCGTCTGCGAAGCCCTCGCGCGCTACCGGCAGGCGACCAAGCTCGTCAACGGCTCCGCGCTGCTGGTGCAGGGGCCGAACGGCTTCGTGAAGAACCCCGCGCTGGTCGTTCAGCGTGAGGCCGAGACGACGTTCGCGCAGTACGGCGCGAGGTTCGGACTCACCCCGTCCGACCGCACGCAGTTGAAGGTTGACGCTCCGGGTGCCGCCAAGGGGCCGAGCGCCGAGCGCCTCCTCTCGTAAGCCTCGGCTGCCGGAGTGCGGGTTCACCCTCGACGGGCGGACCTGCCGCAAACGCGGCGATCACTTCTGCCGACCGCGTGCCGCGCATGCGGTCGCGTTCTGCTCCGAGCTGTGTGTCCACACGAAGGACAAGTGGGCTCGCCGGCCGTTCGAACTCGCGTCGTGGCAGCGCAAGGACATCATCGAGCCGCTGTTCGGCGAGGTCACGTGGGATCCCGAATGGGAGTCCTACGTTCGCCGGTACCAGATCGGCTGGATCGAGCTGGCGCGCAAGAACGGCAAGAGCGAGCTGCTGGCGTTCATCGCGCTCTACCTCCTCGTCGGTGACGGCGTGGAGGGCGCGGAGATCTACGGCTGCGCGATGGACCGGGGCCAGGCCGCGAAAGTGTTCGATGTCGCGGCGCGCATGGTGAAGCTGTCGCCGGTCTTGTCCGCCCGCCTGGTCGTGAAGGACCACATCAAGCGGATCATCGACGAACGCACCGGCAGCTACTACGAAGTGGTCGCGGCCGACGCAGCCGGGAACCTCGGTCACAACCCGCACGGCGTGGTCTTCGACGAGGTGCTGACCCAGCGGGACGCCCGGCTGTGGGACGCGATGCGGACCGGTATGGGCACCCGCGCGCAGCCCATGATGATCGCCGCCACCACGGCCGGTGACGACCCGGCCAGCTTCGCCCGCTCCGAGCACGACGAGTGCGTTCGCATCCAGGATGACCCGGACCGCGCCCGGCACCGGTTCGCGTACGTCCGCAACGTTCCCGAAGACGCCGACCCGTGGGACGAGAAGAACTGGGCGCTGGCGAATCCCGCGCTCGGCGACTTCCTCTCGATCCGGTCGCTACGCCAGGAAGCGGCCGAGGCCAG
Coding sequences within:
- a CDS encoding phage terminase small subunit P27 family, which gives rise to MGARGAKPKPTALKVLHGDRPDRINHAEPIPPEGEVQPPAELSDDARAVWDRLAPGLITVGVLTSWDIDAFVIVCEALARYRQATKLVNGSALLVQGPNGFVKNPALVVQREAETTFAQYGARFGLTPSDRTQLKVDAPGAAKGPSAERLLS
- a CDS encoding terminase large subunit, with translation MPPRGRAPSASSRKPRLPECGFTLDGRTCRKRGDHFCRPRAAHAVAFCSELCVHTKDKWARRPFELASWQRKDIIEPLFGEVTWDPEWESYVRRYQIGWIELARKNGKSELLAFIALYLLVGDGVEGAEIYGCAMDRGQAAKVFDVAARMVKLSPVLSARLVVKDHIKRIIDERTGSYYEVVAADAAGNLGHNPHGVVFDEVLTQRDARLWDAMRTGMGTRAQPMMIAATTAGDDPASFARSEHDECVRIQDDPDRARHRFAYVRNVPEDADPWDEKNWALANPALGDFLSIRSLRQEAAEARNDPSKENSFRQYRLNQWVQQAHRWMPMHLYRQCAGTVAPAPDWLRAELAGRRAYGGLDLAAKLDMTAWSLLIPDGLDGVPSMLWRFWLPEAAVRFLDGRTNGRVSQWADGGWITVTPGDVIDYDVIYADIAEDCRTFKVMAAGYDEWSGEPVRQEIQKKTRIDLAPIPQTYRGLTFGMTELMALTKSRNWTHHANPVAEWCFDAVAVRHPAGDADQLRPDKPDRQAVGKRIDAVPTAAMAITRWRELAQKHARSGRMVIR